The nucleotide sequence CCAATCGCCAGCGACGAGGTCGCTGCCGGCGAGGGCGCATTAATAACGTTAATGGCTTTGTTTGTTTCCAGGATGGCAAAATCGTCCAGCAAGCCGCCCGTTCGATCGCATGCCTGCGCCCGAACGCCTGCGCCACCGTCTTCGAGATCAGCCTCCTGCACTTCCGGAATAAGCTCCTGCAAGGCTTTGGTGAACGCCGATTTTGAGAACGAACGATACATTTCGCCCAGACCCGTCTGCCAGTATTTGGCAGCTACTTTCTGGAAGCCGGGCCACGACAGCGTTTCATACAACTCTTTCAGGTTTACGTCAGACTTTGCGTAGCCTTCGCGCTGAAAGGCCAGCACGGCATTTGGCCCCGCTTCTACCCCGCCGTGAATCATGCGGGTAAAGTGAACCCCCAGAAACGGGAAGTTCGGATCAGGAACGGGATAAATCAGGTTCTTGACCAGGTATTCCTTCTCCGGCCGGATCTTGTAGTATTCGCCCCGGAACGGCACGATACGTACATGAATAGCTTCGCGCTGGGTTAGCTGGGCAATTTTATCGGAGTACAGTCCGGCGCAATTGACCACAAGCCTGGTTTCGTAGCGATCTTTGCTGGTTACGACAATGCTCAGACTTGTTCCGGGAGTTACCTGCTCAACACGTTCGGCCAGCCGGATTTCGCCCCCTAACGCCTGAAATTTTTCGGCGTACTTATCGGCCACCTGCTTGTAGTCGATAATGCCCGTCTGCGGCACAAACATCCCCGCTACTCCGCTGACGTGCGGCTCAATCTCGCGCATTTCGGCCAGCGATAGTTTACGTAAACCACCCAGGCCGTTGAGCTGGCCGCGCTCGTACAGCGTATCCAGTTGCGGCAGTTCTTCGAGTTTGGTCGCTACGACAATCTTACCACAAAGGTCATAGGCAATGCCTTCGGCATCGCAGAAGTCCAGCAGCATCCGGTAGCCCCGAATACAGTTCGTAGCCTTGAGCGAGCCAGGCTTATAATATAGTCCTGAATGGATTACGCCTGAATTGTGGCCAGTCTGGTGGCGGGCAACGGCGGGTTCTTTCTCAATCAGGAGTACCCGCAGGGAGGGCTGTTGCTGCTTAGTTTGCAGGGCGGTCGCCAGGCCAACAATACCGCCCCCAATGATGATTACGTCTGTCATAGGTATCTCGCAGCCCGCAGCTGCCGATGGAAAAACTGAACCGGCAGCAACAGCTCCGCAATGGCGGTTAGCTATGGGTTACGTCTGTCGGACCCAGGATTGACAAAGGTACAGCACAGCCGCAAAAAACGGGCGCAGCATAGATCATGCTGCGCCCTCTTCCTTCGCTATCTGATAAAAACCCGTTCTTCAATTGAGCATAACCCTGCGCGCCACGCCAGCCGATTGCACGGTTATCAAGCAAAACAAAAACCGCCCTGACTCTACCGATTTTCCAAAAGATGAAAGCGATCAGCCTAAAAACAGCGAATCGGGATAAAAGGCTGATTTGATATACGAATGGTTCACTGCAATTGACCCTCAATCCAGGACAATCCGCGGCCGTAGAGCGCATGTGCAAAGCGAACCCGGTTGTCAAAGTCTGCGTCATCCGTGTGGCCATCCGTCATAAACTGCTTTATCAGCCGGGCATTATCAGCAGCCAGTGGCAGGTCATACTGGGTTTCACGTTCGGTACGGAAAGAAGCAAACGTAGACGAATCGCCTTCAAAGTGCTGATAAAACAAATGCCCACGGGGCGTCCGAACGGCGCACAAAATACCGGTTGCCCGGCTCGTGGATGGCGCCAGAGAGCCTTCCAGGCCGCGTTTGAGTACAATAACCGCGTCGAAGCCCGCCATCATGGCCAACTCGGCCATTTTCATCTGGTAGGTAATGTGAAATACGGATGTGACCAATATCTGAGCGTGACAGGGATTCAGGACCTTTTCGAGCGTTGCCAGGAAAGGCCGTTTAATTAAAATCCGGCGTCGGTCTACCCAATGATTAATAGCTGGCGAGAGCGCCTTCTGGTCGAGTACCCAGCCGTAATTAGCCAAAGGCGTATCCAGCTCATGGTTGCTTTGCAGGAACTGGCAGCCAAGATGCATATATACATCGAGTGCATTCAGCGTGAACTTCGGCCCACCTGACCGCCCAACGACGGATACGACTCCGTAGTTATGCTTATGAAAAAACTGAGCCAGCAGGGGCGTAATCATGTAGCTGTTCTCCACCCCATCGAACGGTTCAGCGAGTTGAATCAACGGGCGGTTGGCGCAGCTTATTTTTCCAAAACCGGGCGAGTACGTATCCTCGGCTGCCCGCATCAGGCCGTGATACTCCTCGTTGGTTTCGTGCCGGACACGCATGATACTGGCTGCCAGACCCCGAAAGGTTTCGCATTCACCATCACCAAATAAATAATCACCCAATTGATGAGCTTCGCTTACCTGCAGATTGTGCCCCCGAACGAGTTTGGTAGCAATGGGGTGCATTCCCTCCGGTAAATCGGGACAGACTTTACTAATAAAGAATGTAGGGTGCGAAAAGGCGCGTTTACCAATCACTTCCTCCAGCGTCATTTCTTCGGGCGTTGGGCCTTTGGCCAGCAAGGCCCCCAGAAACGCTCCCCGCTGTAGCGGATGCGCCAGGGGGTCCATCAGAGCTTCACGGCATTCGGCCAGCAGGTCAGGCGGCAAAGGCTTGCTGCCATACTTACCAATTCCAATATGTTTGATACCCCGACCAAGTGCCGTGTCGGTAGGTGCATCCAGTAGAAGACTGACAGTTGACATGGAGGACGATTGACATATTCAGGTAAAAGCAAGCCTAAACCAACTACCTACTTATTAGGGCCAGAGCTTCAACCGCAGCATCAGATACGGTTATACCAGCCAGGGGCCATTCTGAATGTAATCTGACAACTTCGCCAATAACAATAATGGCCGGATTGGTTAGTTTATGGCCCTCAACAGCGCCAAGAATCGCGCTGGCGGGGGCCATTGCCATGCGTTCATCCGCCCGGCTTCCGTTCTGAATAATTGCCATCGGTACCTTCTCGCGTCCGGCGTCGGACAGCAGGGCCACAATCTCGGGCAGGTGTTTCATGCCCATCAGAATTACTAGCGTAGCCGTCGACTGAACAGCCGCGCGAATGTCGGCAGACAGCCGATGGTCTTTCGTTGTACCGGTTAAGACCCAGAACGACTCGCTAACACCCCGGCAGGTAAGCGGAATGCCAGCCAATGCCGGAACGGAGTAACTGCTCGACAGGCCGGGTACGACGGCTGTTTCTACACCACAATCTTCGGCAAACACCAACTCTTCAAACCCGCGGCCAAACACAAAGGGATCACCCCCTTTCAGCCGGACAACGTGCCCGTGGCTATGTGCATACTGCACAATCAGGTGATTGATGTCAGTCTGCGCGAATTCGCAGCGATTCGCCGGACCCGTCGGCTGCCAGGGGCGCTTGCCAACAAACACCCGTTCGGCTGACTCGGGTGCATGCTGCAACAGATCAGGATGCACGAGCGCATCGTATAAAACTACGTCGGCCGTTTGCAGGGCCCGAACGCCTTTGAGTGTAATCAGATCCGGATCGCCTGGTCCTGCACCGACAAGGGTTAGCTTAGGCTGTTTGAGCTTATTCATCGTCCGCCAACGATTTAGTTAAGTAGAAATACTCAACAATTTTACGTATATATTTTTAGATATTCAAAATAATACTATAGCTTTATATCAAATTTAACAAATTTACTTCTGCCTAATCACAAAGTAACAGAATTTAATAAAATTTAGCTGAATAATACAATTTTTAGTAATGTTCCTTGGGTTCCACTTATAATTCTTTTCAACCATGACGAACATTGTGGTAGTTGGCAATGGAATGGTAGGCTACAAGTTCTGCGAAAAGTTGCTGACCCGGCCAGGATTGGCCAAGAACAATGCGAGTGAAACCGATGGCGGTCGGTTTATACTCACCGTTTTCGGCGAAGAGCCGCGTCCCGCCTACGACCGGGTACATCTGAGTGCCTACTTTTCGGGTACATCAGCCGATGACCTGGCGATGGCGCCTGCCGAGTGGTATGCAGATAACGGTATCAACCTGCGTACGAGCGAGTGCATTACGCATATCGACCGCGATGCCCGTATAATTACCACCCACACGGGCGAAACCGTCAGCTACGATATTCTGGTGCTGGCAACTGGCTCCGCGCCTTTCGTTCCGCCGGTTCCGGGGGTGCAGAAAGATGGCATTTTCGTTTACCGGACCATTGAGGATCTCGAAGCAATCACCGCCTGGGGTGATCAGGCAACGAAAGCCGTTGTCATTGGTGGCGGGCTACTTGGTCTGGAAGCGGCTAAAGCAGCTATGGATATGGGCCTGGAAACGCATGTCGTGGAGTTTGCCCCCCGGCTCATGCCCCGCCAGCTCGATACGGCTGGTGCCGATATGCTCCGGCAAAAGATGGAAGCCCTTGGCATACGGATTCATCTTAGCAAGAGCACGGTCGAGTTTGAGGGTTACAATCGCGTAACGGGTCTTCGCTTCGCCGACGATACGCTGCTGGAAGCCGACATGGTCATTATTTCGGCTGGTATCAAACCCCGCGACGAACTGGCTCGTCAGGCGGGTCTGGAGGTTGGCCCACGCGGAGGCATCGTTGTGAACGATCTCCTGCAAACATCAGACCCCAGTATATTTGCTATCGGTGAGTGTGCCCTGCATGGCAGTATGATCTATGGTCTGGTGGCACCGGGCTATGAAATGGCGGATATTGTTGCAACTGAGGTTGCCAGCGTAATTACGGCCAATGACGCTACGGGCGGAAAAACCTTTACGGGTTTTGACATGTCAACTAAGCTGAAGCTGATTGGCGTGGACGTAGCTAGCTTCGGTGAGCCGTTCTGCGAACAGATACCACACCGGACGCTGGTCTATGAAGATAAACTGGCTGGAGTCTATAAACGGCTTAATATCACCGAAGATGGCAAGCATTTGCTGGGCGGCATTCTGGTAGGCGAAGCTGAGTCGTATAATATCCTTCTGCAAACGAGCAAAAATCGGATTGTTTTACCACCCACTCCCGAAGATCTGCTGCTACCACCCCGTAAAGGTGACGCTGCGTCGACCTCTTCGGGCGTAATGAGTCTGCCCAATGAAGCCTTAATCTGCTCCTGCGAAGGTATATCGAAAGGAGACATCTGCTCGGCCGTAACTGATAAGGAGTTAAGTGACGTAGCTGCCATCAAGAAATGCACGAAGGCCGGAACGGGCTGTGGAGGCTGCGTGCCGATGCTCAATGATCTGCTGACCGAAACCCTGAAGGCGCAGGGTAAGATTGTCCGTAAAGTTCTCTGCGAACATTTTGACCATACGCGCCAGGAGTTGTACGACCTGATCCGCATTAATGGCGAAACGACTTACAGCGACGTTATCCGCCGGTACGGCAAAGGTCACGGCTGCGAGGTCTGCAAACCGGCGGTAGCGTCTATTCTGGCCAGTGTTCACAACCAGCTGATTGCTCAACAAGCCGTTATTCAGGATACCAACGACCGGTATCTGGCAAATATCCAGCGGGGCGGAACCTACTCCGTTGTCCCTCGGGTTGCGGGTGGCGAAATCACGGCAGAAAAGCTGATTGCTCTGGGCGTTGTAGCGAAGAAGTACGACTTATACTGCAAAATTACCGGCGGACAGCGTATTGACCTTTTCGGCGCGCGGGTCGATCAACTGCCCTATATCTGGGAGGAGCTGATCGAAGCCGGGTTTGAGAGTGGCCACGCGTACGGAAAGGCGCTGCGGACTGTAAAGAGCTGCGTGGGTTTTACCTGGTGCCGGTTTGGCGTTCAGGATTCCGTCGGCTTTGCAGTTGAAGTAGAGGAACGGTATAAAGGCTTACGGGCTCCGCATAAGCTTAAAGGGGGCGTTTCGGGCTGCGTTCGGGAATGTGCCGAAGCACAGGGTAAGGATTTTGGTATTATCGCGACCGAAAAAGGCTGGAACCTGTATGTGTGTGGGAATGGCGGGGCTAAACCGCAACATGCCCAACTTCTGGCTTCGGATATCGACCGCGAAACCTGCGTTCGTTACCTCGACCGATTCCTGATGTTCTACGTCAAAACTGCCGAGCCGCTCACCCGTACGGCCACCTGGCTCAACAAACTGGAAGGCGGCATGGATTACCTGAAAAGTGTGGTTATCGACGATGTGCTGGGTTTGAATGCACAGTTCGAGGCCGAAATGGAACACATTGTTCAGACCTACCAGTGCGAATGGAAATCGGTCGTAGAAAATGAGGATTTGCGGAACCAGTATCGTCACTTCGTTAACGTCGACGAAGTTGATTCTACATTGGCTTTTGTTCCGGACGGACGTGGTCAGAAACGGCCCGTGGACTGGTAAACGTGAGTGATTGCTCAGGTAGCACCAATGCAGCCTGAGCAATCGTTTGTTTATTCACTCTTTCACTTCTTTAAGACCATGACATCCGAACTTATCAATCCAGATACAATCCAATGGTACGAAGCCGCATCGGTGAATGCGTTTCCGGCTGATGGTGGCGCCTGCGTTAAAATTGGCGAACGCCAGATTGCCGTATTTCACTTTGCTCAAACTGGTGAGTGGTATGCCTGCCAGAACCAATGCCCGCACAAAATGCAGATGATTCTGGCGCGGGGCCTGATTGGCGACCAGAATGGTGAACCTAAAGTAGCCTGTCCGTATCATAAGAAGACGTTTTCGCTCTGCACGGGTGAAAACCTCAACGGCGACGACTACCGCATCGAGACGTATCCGGTGCGGATTGACAACGAAAAAGTTTACATCGGTCTATAAACTCGTTACGTTAGTTTAATCAGCTTACTCAACAAGTGCCTATGATCACCCGTCGATACACCCAGCGATACATATTCGCCCTATCCTTAGTGGCTGGCCTGACCATTGTCGGGCAGGTGCTGGTGCAGCAGCAGTTGCGTAACCAGACTAGCGATTCGTATCTGGTTAACTATGCCGGGCGGCAACGGTACCAAAGCCAGCAAATTGCCAAGGACGTTTTACTGCTGACAAACGGCGCTTCGTTCAAAAGCAATTCAGCGGTGCAGGCTGAGTTAACGACGGTGCTTTCTCGCTGGGAGCGGTATCATCGGGAATTGAAAAGCGGTCATCTTACCGACTTAAACGTTCAGCTGTACAACAGCAAAAACATTCGAAAGTTATTCGGTCAGCTTGATCCGCACTTCCAGGTCATCAGCGAGCATGCTCATCGGCTACTGACACTTACCCGGCAGCCAGATCCATCAACGGAAGCACTGCAGAGTAGTGTGCGCGAGATACTGGCGCATGAGCAGGACTTTCTGCAAATAATGGATGCGATTGTACGCCAGTACGCCCACGAAGCCGAGGTTAAAATTGAGCAGTTACGGGGCATTGAGCATGTTCTTCTGGCCATTACGCTCTTTGTGCTATTGCTCGAAGCTTTGCTGATTTTTTATCCGGCCGTGCAGATTCTCCGGCAGACAATTGGCCAGCTTACGCATTCTGAACAGGAAACCCGGCAGGTCAATGAGCAGTTGCGGCAGGCGAACGAGTCATTACAGGTAACCCAGAAACAACTGGTTCAGGAAATAACCCTGCGCCACGAACAGCGCCTGAATGAACAGCGGATTCGGCTTTCATCGGTAGTACAGGGTCAGGAAGAAGAACGCAAACGCCTATCGCGTGAACTTCACGATGGTATTGGCCAGATGCTGACTGGCCTGAAACTTCTGTCCGAGAATATCCGTTCGGCTAACCAGCTTACCGAAAAAGACCAGAGTACGTTTGCCAACCTGAAAACCCTGCTCGTTCGCACCATTCAGGAAACGCGGCACGTGTCCAACAACCTCATGCCGCCCGCTCTGAGCGACTTTGGCTTAGTGTCGGCGTTACGTCAACTCATCGAGCAGCAGGATCGGCAGAGTACCGCTTCTGTTTCGTTGCAGACGTCACTCACGAATGAACGCTTTGGCCAGCCGGTCGAGATTGGGTTATATCGAATCGTGCAGGAAGCCGTCAACAACGCAGTCAAACATGCCAGCGCGGCCCACATTGACGTGAGTCTGGAGCTACGGCAGGATCGATTGTTTCTTAGAATTACCGACGATGGCTGCGGGTTACCGGCTGTTCCAAAATCACGAACAACCCACGGGTTACATAACATGCGCGGACGAGCCCGGTTACTGGACGGCACTTTCCGCATTATGGCCCGGGCGGGCACTACCCGTCCCGGACTGGCGAAGCTAAATGGTGTTTACTCGGGCACCCGTGTTCTGGTTAGTATCCCGGTGACGGCTCATCCCAGTCATAATGTAGCGACGCAGCCTGTGGCATCAACAGAAGCGTAGCCGCCCATAGCCTTATAACAGTCATGCAAAAAGCCTGACCTCTTTTCTTACGGGATAGAGTTCAGGCTTTTCTTATACCTGGCATACAAATCACTTACGTAGCGATAGGGTGTTACTTATAGAGTATTTTTTAGAGTAAAACCTAAAATCAGACAAAAACTAATTTTTATTGAACAATAGCTATAAAAACAAGCCTGTTTTCCTTAAAAAGCCAAATATTTTTTCGAAATACCTGAAAAAAGCAACTGTTTTTTTGGTAAATAAGAATTTATACCTAATTTTATCTCATCAATTATTAAGTATTAATACTTAGCAGAAGTACTACTTGCTAATAGCTTGATTCTATACTTTCATCTGAGGCAGAACCTTTGGCCAATGTAAGTGTAACGAGTTATTGAATGTCGAAATTAGTAGACTGTTAATACTTGCAGACTGGCTCATTGGCGGATGACCTCACCTGCAGGGACGTAAGCTGCCCGCTCAATGGCGGTTGAACTGGCAGAAAAATAAAAGCCCCGACGGGATGGCGGTCCCAACGGGGCAACTGGTTCAAGTTCCTTGTGTTCCACCTTAAACCATATCAAATGTATGAACTTTTTCATACACCACAAAACTTTTCTAAGTTGTTGTGTGGTTTCGGCTTTGGCCGTCTCTTCTGCTTACGCTCAATTTACGTTTAGTGGCCAGCTCCGCACCCGTTCGGAATACCGCAATGGGCAGGGAACGCTACTAAAAGAAAGTGACCGGGCAGCATTTTTCACCTCCCAGCGGACCCGCGTCAGCGCAGCTTATTCAGGCTACCGGATCAAAGCCTTTGCAACTCTCCAGGACGTACGCGTCTGGGGCCAGGATGCTTCCACTATCAACCGAACAACCAACGCCGACCTGAACGGTCTGCTGCTTCACGAAGCCTGGGGCGAGTTTAGTCTGCTCGACACAGCTCAGACTAAGCTTGGGAAGGAATTGTCTCTGAAGATTGGGCGGCAGGAACTGGTTTATGACGATGTCCGGCTGCTGGGAAACCTCGACTGGCTGCAGCAGGGACGACGACATGACATGGCCTTGCTGAAATATGGCAACAAAGGCTGGATGCTCCATGCCGGTGTTGCGTATAACCAGAACCGTGAACTGAAGTCCGGAACTATTTATAACGGTACTCCCACCGGGTACACAGCCGGAACAAACGGTATTGGCACCGCCTACAAATCTCTCCAGTTCGCTTATCTGGGCAAGAAATTTTCGGCGGGGAGCGCATCCTTCCTGATTATTAAGGATGACTTCAACCAATACGTTACGACACCATCCAGCGGTACGGTAGCAGCGACCAGAACTTATAGTGACGGAACCTGGAGCCGCGTAACGCTGGGCAGTTACGTAAATGCAACGGTGAAAAAGCTGGGCGTAAAAGCCGAAGCCTATTACCAGACCGGACGCGATAAAGATGGCCGGACTATATCGGCGTACCTGCTATCAGGCTCGCTCACCTACGCCACCAGCCAGCGTACCGCCATTACGGTTGGTGAAGATTATACTAGCGGCAACGAGCCGGGCAACGCGACGACGAGCACGAACCGGCGCTTCGATCCGCTCTATGGAACGCCCCATAAACACTGGGGATATATGGATTACTTCTACGTAGCCGATGGCTTTGGCGTAGGTGGACTGTCGGATTTCTATCTCAAAGTCCGCTATAAACCACTCGACCGGCTCACAATGTCGCTCGACTTCCACCAGTTTGCCAGCACAAACACCATCGTTGGTACGGACAAGATTCCGCTGAGTAAACCCTCTTTCGGACAGGAGTATGATTTCATTGCGCAGTATGCAGTAACCAAGCAGATTGGGCTGGAAGGTGGCTACTCTGTTTTTAGCGCTACCGACGCCCTGGCTGCAGCCAAAGCCGTATCAAACGCCGACAAATCGGCAACCTGGGGTTATCTGATGGTGAATCTGAAATTCTAAAAACTTTTTTGCAAACCGTTTTAAGGACTACAACCATGACAACGCGAAAACTCTCCAAGCTGAATATATTTTCCTTCTCTGGTATCCAGATGCGGACGTTCCACATTACGTGGCTCACCTTTTTCGTCTGCTTTTTTGGCTGGTTCGGCATTGCCCCGCTGATGCCTATCATCCGGGAAGATCTGCATCTGACCAAGCCACAGATCGGGAACGCCATCATCGCGGCCGTATCAATGACCGTCTTTGCCCGTCTATTAATCGGCCGTCTGTGCGACACCATCGGCCCCCGCCTGACCTATACGGGTCTGCTCCTGATTGGTGCTATTCCGGTTATGGGTATCGGCCTGTCGCACAGCTATGAATCTTTTCTGTGGTTTCGGCTGGCGATTGGCGTGATTGGCGCATCGTTCGTTATTACCCAATTTCATACCTCGGCCATGTTTGCCGACAATATTAAAGGAACGGCGAATGCCGTAGCCGGTGGCTGGGGTAACCTGGGCGGTGGCGTAACGAACATGGTAATGCCCTTAATTCTGGCCGGTTTTGTTGGTCTGGGCTATACCAACCCCGAGGCTTGGCGGCTGGCGATGGTGGTGCCGGGCGTAATGCTGCTCATCATGGCGTTCGTTTATTATCGCTATACGAAAGACACGCCGGAAGGTAATTACTCGGAAATTGAGCGCACGAAATCAGCCGACTCCAACCCGGTAAGTTTTGCACAGGCAGCGGCCGACTGGCGTGTATGGGCACTATTCCTGGCTTATGGTGCCTGTTTTGGTATTGAAATTACGTTCGACGGGGTGGCCGCGCTTTATTTCACCGATACGTTCAAGCTGGATCTGGCGACGGCGGGTCTGCTGGCGGGCGTCTTTGGCTTCATGAATTTGTTTGCCCGGGCAGTTGGCGGCATTGTTGCGGATAAAGTTGGCGCGAAATACGGCATGCGGGGTAAGGGCCTGCTCCTGGCGGGCGTATTGCTGCTCGAAGGATTGGGCATTATGCTCTTCTCCCAAACGGGGAGTCTGGCCATTGCGGTGGTAGCCATGCTGGGGTTTGCCATGTTCCTGAAAATGGCCAATGGCGCTACTTACGCAATCGTTCCATTTGTCAACAAGCGCGCGGTCGGCGTTGTGAGCGGTATCGTCGGCGCGGGTGGTAACGTCGGTGGCGTACTGGCGGGGTTCCTATTCAAGTCAGAAAGCATCAGCTATGAGCAGGCTTTCCTGTATATCGGCATGGCCGTTGCCGTGGTGGCTATTGTTGTCGTCGGCACGCGATTCGACAAGAAAGTAGCCATCGAGCCGATTGCCGTACCCGAAGTTGCCTAGCCTATCTGTCATTCCTTGTACCTGGCGCCAGCAGTCGGTTAGAAATCCTACGATTGCTGGCGCTAAAACAGCTAAATGACCAATCCATGACTCAACTAAAATCCACCTGTTCCTATTGTGGCGTTGGCTGCGGAGTGCTGGTTAATAAGGACCGGACGGGTCATCTGACGGTACAGGGCGACCCGAACCATCCGGGCAGCAAAGGCATGTTATGCTCCAAAGGCATGAACCTGCACTACACGGTCATGGACCAGTCGGACCGGCTGTTGTATCCGCAGATGCGTTACAACCGGTCGATGCCGCTGGAACGCGTATCGTGGGACGATGCACTGGATCGGGCCGCTGCGGTATTCCGGTCGTTGATTGCCAGATACGGGCCGGATTCGGTGGGTTTTTATGCGTCGGGCCAGTGCCTGACCGAAGAGTATTACTTGATTAACAAATTAACCAAGGGGTTTTTAGGGACGAACAACCTGGATACCAACTCCCGGCTGTGCATGTCATCGGCCGTGGTGGGCTACAAAATGGCTCTGGGCGAAGATTCGGTGCCTTGTTCATACGAAGACATTGATCAGGCCGATACGCTGCTAGTAGCCGGTGCTAATCCGGCCTGGTGCCATCCAATCATTTTCCGGCGCGTAGAAGCCCGCAAAGCTGCGTTTCCGGATTTCAAGCTGATCGTTATCGACCCCCGTCGAACGCAGACGGCCAGCATGGCCGATCTGCATCTGCAAATCAGACCGGGCACTGACATTACGTTGTACCACGCCATTGCGCGAGGGCTGATTGACCGGGGCCTGATTGACCAGGATTTTATTGATAACCACACGGAAGGCTTTGCGGCCTTCAACGAGAAGGTTCACGAGCGGACGCTGAAAGAAGCCGCTTCGATCTGCGGTATCTCGGTTGAAGACCTGAAATGGGCCATTGAATACATTGGTCGGGCGAAAGGGTTCATGACCATGTGGGCCATGGGTCTGAACCAGAGTGTAGTCGGCGTAAACAAGAACGTATCGCTGCTGAATCTTTCGCTCATTACGGGGCAAATTGGTAAGCCCGGCGCAGGACCGCTCTCGCTGACGGGTCAGCCGAATGCCATGGGCGGCCGCGAAACAGGGGGTATGTCGAACCTGCTGCCTGCTCACCGCGACATGGCTAATCCGCAGCATCGGCAGGAAGTGGCCGACTTCTGGGGCGTTCCCAGCGTTCCGGCCAAACCCGGTTATACGGCCACCGAGATGTTTGAAGCTTTACGTGACGGCCGAATGAAGGCGGTCTGGATTGTTACGACTAACCCAATGGTCAGCCTGCCGGATTCAAAGCTGGTTGAAGAGGCCCTGCAAAACGCCCGTTTTGTAGTTGTGCAGGACATTTCAAACCGCTCTGACACCCTCGCTTACGCCGATCTGGTGTTACCCGCAGCAGGCTGGGGGGAAAAAGCCGGCACCATGACCAACTCCGAGCGCCGAATCTCATATCTGAACAAGTTCACCGATGCCCCCGGCGAAGCCCGGCCCGACGCTGAGATTATCTGGACATTTGCCCGGAAAATGGGTTTTGGCGCAGCATTCAACTATGCCAGCGTGGCCGAGGTATACGACGAACACGTTCGCTTAACCAGGGGAACCCGAATCGACATCAGCGGCCTGAGCCATGAACGGTTAAAGACGACCGGAACTATCCAATGGCCCGTACCCACGCGGGAATCGACCGGCACGGCGCGGCTGTTTGAAGACCGGCAGTTCTACACGCCAAGCCGCAAGGCACAGATTAAGACGGTATCTGACGAAAACCAGTCCGAAGCGACCTCATCCGATTTTCCGCTTATTC is from Spirosoma taeanense and encodes:
- a CDS encoding MFS transporter, whose protein sequence is MTTRKLSKLNIFSFSGIQMRTFHITWLTFFVCFFGWFGIAPLMPIIREDLHLTKPQIGNAIIAAVSMTVFARLLIGRLCDTIGPRLTYTGLLLIGAIPVMGIGLSHSYESFLWFRLAIGVIGASFVITQFHTSAMFADNIKGTANAVAGGWGNLGGGVTNMVMPLILAGFVGLGYTNPEAWRLAMVVPGVMLLIMAFVYYRYTKDTPEGNYSEIERTKSADSNPVSFAQAAADWRVWALFLAYGACFGIEITFDGVAALYFTDTFKLDLATAGLLAGVFGFMNLFARAVGGIVADKVGAKYGMRGKGLLLAGVLLLEGLGIMLFSQTGSLAIAVVAMLGFAMFLKMANGATYAIVPFVNKRAVGVVSGIVGAGGNVGGVLAGFLFKSESISYEQAFLYIGMAVAVVAIVVVGTRFDKKVAIEPIAVPEVA
- a CDS encoding ATP-binding protein; this encodes MITRRYTQRYIFALSLVAGLTIVGQVLVQQQLRNQTSDSYLVNYAGRQRYQSQQIAKDVLLLTNGASFKSNSAVQAELTTVLSRWERYHRELKSGHLTDLNVQLYNSKNIRKLFGQLDPHFQVISEHAHRLLTLTRQPDPSTEALQSSVREILAHEQDFLQIMDAIVRQYAHEAEVKIEQLRGIEHVLLAITLFVLLLEALLIFYPAVQILRQTIGQLTHSEQETRQVNEQLRQANESLQVTQKQLVQEITLRHEQRLNEQRIRLSSVVQGQEEERKRLSRELHDGIGQMLTGLKLLSENIRSANQLTEKDQSTFANLKTLLVRTIQETRHVSNNLMPPALSDFGLVSALRQLIEQQDRQSTASVSLQTSLTNERFGQPVEIGLYRIVQEAVNNAVKHASAAHIDVSLELRQDRLFLRITDDGCGLPAVPKSRTTHGLHNMRGRARLLDGTFRIMARAGTTRPGLAKLNGVYSGTRVLVSIPVTAHPSHNVATQPVASTEA
- a CDS encoding alginate export family protein, translating into MNFFIHHKTFLSCCVVSALAVSSAYAQFTFSGQLRTRSEYRNGQGTLLKESDRAAFFTSQRTRVSAAYSGYRIKAFATLQDVRVWGQDASTINRTTNADLNGLLLHEAWGEFSLLDTAQTKLGKELSLKIGRQELVYDDVRLLGNLDWLQQGRRHDMALLKYGNKGWMLHAGVAYNQNRELKSGTIYNGTPTGYTAGTNGIGTAYKSLQFAYLGKKFSAGSASFLIIKDDFNQYVTTPSSGTVAATRTYSDGTWSRVTLGSYVNATVKKLGVKAEAYYQTGRDKDGRTISAYLLSGSLTYATSQRTAITVGEDYTSGNEPGNATTSTNRRFDPLYGTPHKHWGYMDYFYVADGFGVGGLSDFYLKVRYKPLDRLTMSLDFHQFASTNTIVGTDKIPLSKPSFGQEYDFIAQYAVTKQIGLEGGYSVFSATDALAAAKAVSNADKSATWGYLMVNLKF